In Candidatus Legionella polyplacis, the following are encoded in one genomic region:
- the ychF gene encoding redox-regulated ATPase YchF, protein MNYKCGIIGLPNVGKSTLFNLITQSNANTDNYLFCTIKPNIATAQIFDLRLLKIKKIIKPKKIKFSNITFIDIAGLIKGASKGDGLGNQFLSNIRNVHTIIHVVRCFIDEKIIHYNNIINPINDIEIINMELIFSDINTIDNALNKIKNINNKETFFQKNTLEKIKKYLNAGFPIRNLKLNFQEKKIIHNLYLLTYKPIIYIANLSNKDHFKNKNHDFLKKIIEFAKTENTICIPIDIQTQFKLENSNKNNKNEIIINNKKKSISNKDNIIHAVYKSLELCTYYTINKKEAHAWIIKKQNTAIQAAKNVHSDFKKGFIRVEIISYIDLITYKDYKIIKSIGKLKIEGKCYTIQDGDIVYFHYNI, encoded by the coding sequence ATGAATTATAAATGTGGAATAATTGGATTGCCTAATGTAGGTAAATCAACATTATTTAATTTAATTACACAGTCTAACGCTAATACTGATAATTATTTATTTTGTACAATAAAACCTAATATTGCTACTGCTCAAATATTTGATTTAAGATTATTAAAAATAAAAAAAATAATAAAACCTAAAAAAATAAAATTTTCAAATATAACATTTATCGATATTGCAGGACTTATTAAAGGAGCTTCGAAAGGAGATGGATTGGGAAATCAATTTTTATCTAATATAAGAAATGTACATACTATTATTCATGTTGTACGTTGTTTTATTGATGAAAAAATTATTCATTATAATAATATTATCAATCCGATAAATGATATTGAAATTATTAATATGGAATTAATATTTTCTGATATCAATACTATTGATAATGCATTAAATAAAATTAAAAATATTAATAACAAAGAAACTTTTTTTCAAAAAAATACATTAGAAAAAATAAAAAAATATTTAAATGCCGGATTTCCAATAAGAAATTTAAAATTAAATTTTCAAGAAAAAAAAATTATTCATAACTTATATCTATTAACTTATAAACCTATTATTTATATAGCTAATCTTTCTAATAAAGATCATTTTAAAAATAAAAACCATGATTTTTTAAAAAAAATAATAGAATTTGCAAAAACAGAAAACACAATATGTATTCCTATAGATATACAAACGCAATTCAAATTAGAAAATTCAAATAAAAATAATAAAAACGAAATTATTATAAATAATAAAAAAAAATCTATATCAAATAAAGATAATATTATACATGCAGTATATAAATCGCTTGAACTTTGTACCTACTACACAATAAATAAAAAAGAAGCTCATGCTTGGATTATAAAAAAACAAAATACTGCTATTCAAGCTGCGAAAAATGTTCATAGTGATTTTAAAAAAGGCTTTATTCGAGTAGAAATTATATCTTATATAGATTTAATAACTTATAAAGACTATAAAATAATTAAATCCATTGGAAAATTAAAAATAGAAGGAAAATGTTATACCATACAAGATGGGGATATCGTATATTTTCATTACAATATTTAA
- the rplU gene encoding 50S ribosomal protein L21, which yields MRAVILLGGKQYFIKVGDLLIIELLSVEVKKEMNIKDVLLIFDDHKCLIGNPFVQNSSVKIKVLEHSRHNKITVLKFKRRKHYIKRCGHRQYCTKIQVLNINYKE from the coding sequence ATGCGTGCTGTAATTTTGTTGGGAGGAAAACAGTATTTTATAAAGGTAGGAGATTTGTTAATCATAGAATTATTATCAGTTGAAGTTAAAAAAGAAATGAATATTAAAGATGTATTATTAATATTTGATGATCATAAATGTTTAATTGGAAATCCGTTTGTGCAAAATTCTTCTGTTAAAATAAAGGTTTTAGAACATTCTAGACATAATAAAATTACAGTATTAAAATTTAAGCGTAGAAAACATTATATAAAGCGTTGTGGGCATAGACAGTATTGTACTAAAATACAAGTATTAAATATTAACTACAAAGAATAG
- the pth gene encoding aminoacyl-tRNA hydrolase — MTIKLVIGLRNPGKQYSKTRHNVGEWFIKQLIKKYSINYKYKKKFSSELYTLNINNYICKALLPLNFMNLNGLSIKEIIDFYDIHPNNILISYDDIKLSVGKIKLKFGGSHEGHNGMKNVINTLGNKKFYRIRLGIKSFIYKRETLQHYVLNEPTLFEKKLILKAILKGINMFLSIIKIKTLI, encoded by the coding sequence ATGACAATAAAGCTTGTTATAGGATTAAGAAATCCTGGTAAACAATACTCGAAAACTAGACATAATGTTGGAGAATGGTTTATTAAACAATTAATAAAAAAATATAGTATTAATTATAAATATAAAAAAAAATTTAGTAGCGAACTATATACTTTAAATATCAATAACTATATATGTAAAGCATTATTACCTCTAAATTTTATGAATCTAAATGGATTATCAATAAAAGAAATAATAGATTTTTATGATATTCATCCGAACAATATATTAATTTCTTATGATGATATCAAATTATCTGTCGGGAAAATTAAGTTAAAATTTGGAGGAAGTCATGAAGGACATAATGGAATGAAAAACGTAATAAATACTCTAGGTAACAAAAAATTTTATAGAATACGTTTAGGAATTAAATCATTCATATATAAACGTGAAACATTACAACATTATGTTTTAAATGAACCAACATTATTTGAAAAAAAACTTATTTTAAAAGCTATTTTAAAAGGAATCAATATGTTTTTATCTATTATAAAAATAAAAACATTAATATAA
- the rpmA gene encoding 50S ribosomal protein L27 — protein MAHKKAAGSTRNGRDSKPKYLGIKVYGGQLVKPGNIILRQRGTKFHCGKYVKYGRDHTLYSTAFGVVSFYKCKRKKRIYVSITQR, from the coding sequence ATGGCGCATAAGAAGGCTGCAGGCAGTACTAGAAATGGTAGAGATTCGAAACCAAAATATCTTGGAATAAAGGTATATGGTGGACAATTAGTAAAACCTGGTAATATTATTCTAAGACAGAGAGGAACGAAATTTCATTGTGGTAAATATGTTAAATATGGTAGAGATCATACTTTATATTCTACTGCATTTGGAGTAGTATCATTTTATAAATGTAAAAGAAAAAAACGTATATATGTGTCCATTACACAGCGGTAA
- a CDS encoding 50S ribosomal protein L25, with product MLDIILKAQLRKKLGKRNSRRMRNLEKKIPAILYEKNKKTIHLYFLENEIYKFLNNKNINLNIFKLKIENTLYNVIIKNIQYHPYKPIILHIDLQNLSEKSIITTRIPIKFINKEKSIGVKLGGIITYSMHYIEVKCQAQYLPNFITVDLANIKLGETVHLFDLKLPKKIKLTIDTSNPNHNISVVGINVIKHPKTEELSTDKENNNDINLQKKS from the coding sequence ATGCTAGATATTATTTTAAAAGCACAACTAAGAAAAAAATTAGGAAAAAGAAATAGTCGTCGCATGCGTAATTTAGAAAAAAAAATACCAGCAATTTTATATGAAAAAAATAAAAAAACCATACACCTTTATTTTTTAGAAAATGAAATATACAAATTTTTAAATAATAAAAATATTAACCTAAATATTTTTAAATTAAAAATAGAAAATACATTATATAACGTAATTATTAAAAATATACAATACCATCCTTATAAACCAATTATTTTACATATAGATTTACAAAATCTATCTGAAAAAAGTATAATTACTACACGAATTCCAATAAAATTCATTAATAAAGAAAAATCAATTGGAGTAAAATTAGGAGGAATCATAACATACTCTATGCATTATATAGAAGTTAAATGTCAAGCTCAATATTTACCGAATTTTATTACCGTAGATTTAGCCAATATAAAACTAGGAGAAACTGTACATTTATTCGATTTAAAATTACCAAAAAAAATTAAATTAACAATTGATACTTCTAATCCAAACCACAATATATCTGTGGTAGGAATAAATGTCATTAAACATCCTAAAACAGAAGAACTTAGTACCGATAAAGAAAATAATAATGATATTAATTTACAAAAAAAATCATGA